One part of the Drosophila teissieri strain GT53w chromosome 3R, Prin_Dtei_1.1, whole genome shotgun sequence genome encodes these proteins:
- the LOC122619382 gene encoding uncharacterized protein LOC122619382 — MATASAHLPIQKRRPHEHDGEPSCQGLDEVNRMFRNYWDPTAYWVCDKQGTRARLQRCPQSQLYSEELGRCVHYADWAWTDPKEPAGRAKISQSVSTN; from the coding sequence ATGGCCACCGCATCAGCACATTTGCCCATTCAGAAGCGCCGCCCGCATGAGCACGATGGCGAGCCCAGCTGCCAGGGTCTGGATGAGGTGAACCGCATGTTCCGCAACTACTGGGATCCCACGGCCTACTGGGTGTGCGATAAGCAGGGCACACGGGCTCGTCTCCAGCGCTGTCCGCAGTCGCAGCTGTACTCCGAGGAACTGGGACGCTGCGTCCACTATGCCGATTGGGCCTGGACGGATCCCAAGGAGCCGGCTGGCCGAGCCAAGATCAGTCAATCGGTGTCCACAAATTAG